One Curtobacterium sp. MCLR17_032 genomic window carries:
- the pstB gene encoding phosphate ABC transporter ATP-binding protein PstB: protein MSKRIEVDGLNVFYSKFKAVEGVDMTIEPRTVTAFIGPSGCGKSTFLRTLNRMHEVIPGAYVEGSVKIDGDDLYAPGVDPVIVRRQVGMVFQRPNPFPTMSIKDNVLAGVKLNNKRVSRSEADDIVERSLQGANLWNEVKDRLEKPGMGLSGGQQQRLCIARAIAVQPDVLLMDEPCSALDPISTLAIEDLIEELKKEFTIVIVTHNMQQASRVSDKTAFFNIAGTGQPGHLIEYDDTATIFSNPSVKSTEDYVSGRFG, encoded by the coding sequence GTGTCCAAGCGCATCGAGGTCGACGGCCTCAACGTCTTCTACTCGAAGTTCAAGGCGGTCGAGGGCGTCGACATGACGATCGAGCCCCGCACCGTCACCGCCTTCATCGGTCCGTCCGGCTGCGGCAAGTCGACGTTCCTCCGCACGCTGAACCGCATGCACGAGGTCATCCCCGGCGCCTACGTCGAGGGCTCCGTCAAGATCGACGGCGACGACCTGTACGCCCCGGGCGTCGACCCGGTCATCGTCCGCCGCCAGGTCGGCATGGTCTTCCAGCGTCCGAACCCGTTCCCGACGATGTCCATCAAGGACAACGTGCTGGCCGGCGTGAAGCTCAACAACAAGCGCGTCTCGCGCTCCGAGGCCGACGACATCGTCGAGCGGTCGCTGCAGGGCGCGAACCTGTGGAACGAGGTCAAGGACCGTCTCGAGAAGCCCGGCATGGGCCTCTCCGGTGGTCAGCAGCAGCGTCTCTGCATCGCCCGTGCGATCGCGGTGCAGCCGGACGTGCTGCTCATGGACGAGCCGTGCTCCGCGCTCGACCCGATCTCGACGCTCGCCATCGAGGACCTCATCGAGGAGCTGAAGAAGGAGTTCACGATCGTCATCGTGACCCACAACATGCAGCAGGCCTCGCGCGTCAGCGACAAGACGGCGTTCTTCAACATCGCCGGCACCGGCCAGCCGGGCCACCTCATCGAGTACGACGACACCGCGACGATCTTCTCGAACCCGTCCGTCAAGTCGACCGAGGACTACGTCTCGGGTCGCTTCGGGTGA
- a CDS encoding anti-sigma factor gives MTDRHDDPELMTGSHALNALTDDERASVERALSDSPELQRESDSLRETALALAFAVSPIEPSASLRTSLLAKIQTTPQLPALDDSRVTPEPVREARNASAPDVTPATPVTDLQSAPGRAASTARARWFQRPAAMLSMAAAGAVVLLSVGFGVGGTLLQDDGGAPATTQAASGLDQIYAAPDFQRSTAKVKGGGTATVVWSGQLQRSAVILDGVSAAPKDKTYELWYIGSPESGGTITAAGLMDDVDGGVRSAVLRGTMGTGDMIGITVEPAGGSKQPTTKPVVAVPTSEA, from the coding sequence CGAGCGGGCGCTGTCCGACTCCCCGGAGCTGCAGCGCGAGTCCGACTCCCTGCGCGAGACCGCGCTGGCCCTTGCCTTCGCGGTGTCCCCGATCGAGCCGTCCGCGTCCCTCAGGACCTCGCTGCTGGCGAAGATCCAGACGACGCCGCAGCTGCCCGCCCTGGACGACTCCCGCGTCACGCCGGAACCCGTCCGGGAGGCCCGCAACGCGTCCGCCCCGGACGTCACGCCCGCCACACCGGTCACCGACCTGCAGTCCGCTCCGGGTCGCGCCGCGTCGACAGCTCGGGCCCGCTGGTTCCAGCGTCCCGCCGCGATGCTCAGCATGGCTGCGGCCGGCGCCGTCGTGCTCCTCAGCGTCGGGTTCGGCGTCGGTGGCACGCTGCTGCAGGACGACGGGGGAGCGCCGGCGACCACGCAGGCCGCTTCCGGCCTCGACCAGATCTACGCGGCCCCGGACTTCCAGCGCAGCACCGCCAAGGTCAAGGGCGGCGGCACGGCCACCGTCGTGTGGTCCGGGCAGCTGCAGCGGTCCGCGGTCATCCTCGACGGTGTCAGTGCGGCGCCGAAGGACAAGACGTACGAGCTCTGGTACATCGGTTCGCCGGAGTCCGGCGGCACGATCACGGCAGCCGGCCTGATGGACGACGTCGACGGTGGCGTCCGCTCGGCCGTCCTCCGCGGCACCATGGGCACCGGCGACATGATCGGCATCACGGTCGAGCCGGCCGGGGGCTCGAAGCAGCCCACGACCAAGCCGGTCGTCGCCGTCCCCACGTCCGAGGCGTGA